CCATCGATCCCGTGCAGTACTCGATCCGGCTCCTCGTGCCGCCGGGCTCCCTCCTCCTCGAGAGCCCCGCCCTCGCGCCGCACCTCGGGCCGCTGGTCGCGGACGCCTTCCACCATCGCTGGACGCATCCGGACCCGCGCATGGACAGGCTCGCCGGCGCCGTCGCCGCGCTCGTCGCGGAGGCCGCCGACCGGCGCGAGGACCCCGCCGCGACGTTCGACCGCATCTGGCGGCTCGCCGACGAGACGGCCGGCGCGCCGTCGCGCGCCGCGGTCGCGCCGCGGCCCGAGCGCGAGCGGCCGCCGCGGCTCACCGAGCCCTGGTTCTGCTGAGCGGAGCCCACCGAGGGCCAGTTGGCCTTGAGCGGACTTTCGGGTACAGTACCGGTGTAGAGGTGGAGCCATGAGCGACGATCTCAAGCAAAAGGTCCAGGAGCTGATCGACACGATGATCAACCCGGCGGTCGCCGGCCACGGCGGCTTCGTCGAGCTCATCGACGTGCAGGACAACCGCGTCTATCTCCAGATGGGCGGCGGCTGTCAGGGCTGCGGCGCCGCGGACGTCACGCTGAAGGCGGGGATCGAGCGGCTGATCAAGGAAGAGCTCCCCGAGGTCGTGGAGGTCCTGGACACGACCGACCACGCCGCCGGCGCCAACCCTTACTACACGCCGGGCAAAGCCTAGCCCGCGCGCCGGCCCGGCGCCCCTCGATGGACCGGGTGCTCCTCCTCCTCCCGACCACCACCTATCGCACCCAGGCCTTCGTGGACGCCGCCCGCACGCTCGGCGTCGACCTCGTGTGCGCGTCCGAGCGTCCCAGCACGCTCGAGGCGCACGCGCCCGAGAGCCTGATCACCCTGGACTTCGACCGCCCGGCCGCCGCCGCGGC
This genomic window from Candidatus Methylomirabilota bacterium contains:
- a CDS encoding NifU family protein → MSDDLKQKVQELIDTMINPAVAGHGGFVELIDVQDNRVYLQMGGGCQGCGAADVTLKAGIERLIKEELPEVVEVLDTTDHAAGANPYYTPGKA